In Pseudorca crassidens isolate mPseCra1 chromosome 13, mPseCra1.hap1, whole genome shotgun sequence, the following proteins share a genomic window:
- the WDR27 gene encoding WD repeat-containing protein 27 has product MLSAIKPSATVHPEGTQGGENQGTGPSKNSCISWLFPDHFGAGPQTHVRSCLPGYSPQLKMEEPQEIFSINDGHAGDIVMEKYLVDSKKSASHVQLACSGRSCASHVQLACSGRSCASHVQLACSGRSCASHVQLACSGRSCAFALDRNALCLWDTKEPPHQVWDHRMESLTYSSSVLTGNLKLLPVFCPWAMCNLIHTC; this is encoded by the exons ATGTTGTCTGCCATCAAGCCATCTGCcacggtgcaccctgaggggactcagggtGGGGAAAACCAGGGTACTGGCCCTAG caaaaactcctgtatatcctggctcttccctgACCACTTTGGAGCAGGTCCTCAGACCCATGTGAGAAGCTgcctcccaggctatagtcctca GTTGAAGATGGAAGAACCACAAGAGATTTTCTCCATAAATGATGGCCACGCAGGTGATATAGTCATGGAAAAATACCTGGTGGATTCCAAGAAGTCCGCATCCCACGTTCAGCTCGCCTGCAGTGGGCGGTCCTGTGCATCCCACGTTCAGCTCGCCTGCAGTGGGCGGTCCTGTGCATCCCACGTTCAGCTCGCCTGCAGTGGGCGGTCCTGTGCATCCCACGTTCAGCTCGCCTGCAGTGGGCGGTCCTGTGCTTTCGCCTTAGATAGAAACGCACTTTGTCTATGGGACACCAAGGAGCCTCCTCACCAG GTTTGGGACCATCGTATGGAATCATTAACATACAGCTCATCAGTGTTAACAGGTAACTTAAAACTTTTACCTGTTTTCTGTCCGTGGGCTATGTGTAACCTAATACATACATGTTAA